The Antedon mediterranea chromosome 11, ecAntMedi1.1, whole genome shotgun sequence genome window below encodes:
- the LOC140062888 gene encoding CYFIP-related Rac1 interactor B-like codes for MGNLLKILGAGREDDGNRADFFLDFENAQPTEKEQAIWQQVRAELDKFPDILDDLRNYQGAGDEIREAISNPRNEELQEIAWRAVCPLVTKLKTYYEYSCILETVVEQLLFVLCSDEMSPTQHLETQQALSKQFAEILHYTLTFDDLKMTNPAIQNDFSYYRRTLNRKKMVNKDDDESELAVCNETANRMSLFYAQANPMLNTLSTVTAKFVTESKSLPVENTTDLLHTMAAVCRVMIDNKDYQARFQNDETLLFCLRVMVGSIILFDHVHPVGAFDRRSPIDIKSCIKVLKDQPATKVEGLLNALRYTTKHLSDSTTPEKVKGMLEC; via the exons ATGGGTAATCTATTGAAGATTTTGGGTGCTGGTAGAGAAGATGATGGTAATCGTGCTGACTTCTTTCTAGACTTTGAAA ATGCACAACCCACAGAGAAGGAGCAGGCTATATGGCAACAAGTGAGGGCTGAGCTTGATAAATTTCCAGACATACTGGACGACCTTCGGAATTATCAAGGAGCGGGTGACGAGATTCGAGAA gcCATTTCAAATCCTAGAAATGAGGAACTTCAAGAAATCGCATGGCGTGCCGTATGTCCACTTGTAACAAAGTTGAAAACATACTATGAATATTCATGCATTTTAG aaacCGTAGTAGAACAGCTACTTTTTGTATTGTGTTCCGATGAAATGTCGCCCACTCAACATCTTGAGACGCAGCAAGCTTTGTCCAAGCAATTTGCAGAAATACTTCATTACACACTCACATTTGATGATTTAAag atgACCAATCCAGCAATTCAGAATGACTTTAGTTATTATAGGAGGACATTAAACAGAAAGAAAATGGTTAATAAG GATGATGACGAATCTGAATTAGCAGTTTGTAACGAGACAGCCAACAGGATGTCGCTGTTCTACGCCCAAGCAAACCCAATGCTTAACACACTCAGTACTGTTACAGCTAAATTTGTTACAGAG TCAAAATCGCTACCAGTTGAAAACACAACAGATTTATTACATACCATGGCTGCTGTATGTAGGGTAATGATAGATAATAA GGATTATCAGGCAAGGTTTCAGAACGACGAGACGTTGTTATTTTGTCTTCGTGTGATGGTTGGCTCCATAATTCTCTTTGATCACGTCCATCCAGTTGGCGCCTTCGACAGACGTTCTCCAATCGAT atTAAGAGTTGCATCAAAGTATTAAAGGATCAACCAGCCACTAAAGTAGAGGGATTACTCAATGCACTAAG GTACACGACAAAGCATCTCAGTGATTCTACCACGCCAGAAAAGGTAAAGGGAATGTTAGAGTGCTAG